A stretch of Triticum aestivum cultivar Chinese Spring chromosome 1D, IWGSC CS RefSeq v2.1, whole genome shotgun sequence DNA encodes these proteins:
- the LOC123160098 gene encoding uncharacterized protein has translation MVWLLDDVYDTKHRAYMMREKEMKLEPLKIRYHGVSGPAMPYDERYTPYIKQAGLLPWIQLAEADVEEGEEKKKRERKAAGAAFTWIQTHFATCPPDATDDVIQTHARVYMWYVVSRTLFPDSTGKNAPWMWLKALTVFDSKWSWGSATLAYLYRQLDDACCRITDSAGIGGNMLLLSVWSWERLPVGRPKSVRFNPWYEDEHDELRRPTWAYTWDVVSEMTNDVNLMYQKYVAELDTITPEQPHPPEWVDTDKALHSNYIRWLLENTRVEICPPAYNEDILEEPVNFEDLSKGKYNRDVGVGQGVPAVPVINYVLDDDMTLADAQLRSPYVFKPRQPRRRYTPNDFDNRGNPKVVVGTSRMASLDHEAEAEVEEEVQEEEACPARKKKIACRRGTRNTRGRQ, from the exons atggtttggcttctcgacgatgtctacgacacgaaacaccgggcctacatgatgcgcgagaaggagatg aagcttgaacctttgaagattcggtatcacggggtctctggtcctgccatgccttacgatgagcggtacacaccgtacatcaagcaggcaggactactcccgtggattcagttg gctgaggctgatgtagaggagggagaagagaagaagaagagggaaaggaaagcagccggagctgctttcacgtggattcaaactcactttgcgacgtgccctccggatgccactgatgatgtgatccagacacatgctcgtgtctacatgtggtatgttgtgtcgaggactttgtttcctgactccactggcaagaacgctccatggatgtggctgaaggcgttgaccgtcttcgatagcaaatggagctggggttcagcgactcttgcctacttgtaccgacag ctggacgatgcgtgttgcaggatcacagatagtgcaggcattggtggtaatatgctgctactttctgtatggagctgggagcgtctgcctgttggacgcccgaagagcgtcaggtttaatccttggtatgaagatgaacatgacgaattacggcgccccacttgggcttacacgtgggatgtggtttccgagatgacgaacgatgtcaatctcatgtaccagaagtacgttgccgagttggacacgattacgcctgagcag cctcacccgccggaATGGGTGGATACggacaaagcacttcatag taactacatacgatggcttcttgaaaatactcgagttgagatatgcccgccggcatataatgaggatattcttgaagaacccgtgaactttgaggatctatcaaaggggaagtacaacagagatgtcggggtagggcaaggagtccctgctgttccggtgattaactatgtg cttgatgatgacatgactttggcggaCGCTCAACTTCGGTCCCCAtatgtgttcaagcctaggcagcccagacgccggtacacgcccaacgactttgacaacagaggcaacccaaaggtggtcgtagggacctcgcggatggctagcttggatcatgaggcggaggcggaggtggaggaggaagtGCAGGAAGAGGAGGCTTGTCCAgccaggaagaagaagattgcctgCAGGCGTGGCACCAGGAACACGCGCGGAAGGCAGTAG